Proteins encoded by one window of Lepeophtheirus salmonis chromosome 3, UVic_Lsal_1.4, whole genome shotgun sequence:
- the LOC121114799 gene encoding tRNA (guanine(9)-N(1))-methyltransferase Trmt10A encodes MSNLNVEEIIPSGARPTNSCTDPNAPLSKRARKRLQKRLNYLESRKERKKIRKEKIKSGELRPPKNSRKLVKKTGTQVKDSKCKIGIILDMSWEHLMNQKDLGKSLKQIMRVYCINRRLPNPLKLHVTSFTSIVKKEMDKNEGYLNWDCEFHEAHFMKAFESTKDLIYLSSESETVLETLQDNKFYIIGGLVDHNLHKGVCHEKAIELGIPTARLPISEYIKLKTRKVLTIDQVYNIIALVSEGKSWKDTLLEVLPERKGAVSMVNEENNSNDENVLCT; translated from the exons atgtcaaaTCTCAATGTTGAAGAGATCATTCCTTCGGGTGCACGTCCCACTAATTCCTGCACAGATCCCAATGCTCCTTTATCTAAGAGAGCTAGAAAACGTCTTCAAAAAAGATTGAACTATTTGGAGAgcaggaaagaaagaaagaagattagaaaggaaaaaataaagtccGGAGAGTTGAG ACCCCCTAAAAACTCAAGGAAGCTCGTCAAAAAAACGGGAACCCAGGTCAAAGACTCTAAATGCAAGATTGGAATAATACTAGACATGTCTTGGGAGCACTTGATGAATCAAAAAGACTTGGGAAAGTCCTTGAAGCAAATTATGAGAGTCTATTGCATTAATCGTAGATTGCCTAATCCATTGAAACTCCATGTTACTAGCTTTACAAGCATTGTTAAGAAAGAAATGGATAAAAATGAAGGCTACTTGAATTGGGACTGCGAATTCCATGAAGCCCATTTTATGAAAGCATTTGAATCCACAAAGGATCTTATCTATCTCTCTAGTGAATCGGAAACTGTTTTAGAGACTTTACAggacaataaattttatatcattggAGGGCTTGTAGACCATAATTTACACAAAGGCGTATGCCATGAAAAGGCAATAGAGCTTGGTATTCCTACTGCTCGTCTTCCCATTAGTGAATACATTAAGCTAAAAACCCGTAAAGTGCTTACAATTGatcaagtatataatattatagctcTTGTATCTGAGGGAAAGTCTTGGAAGGATACTCTATTAGAGGTCTTGCCTGAAAGAAAAGGAGCTGTATCCATGGTAAACGAAGAAAATAACTCGAATGATGAAAATGTTTTATGTACTTGA
- the LOC121114801 gene encoding uncharacterized protein isoform X1 — MDKTFIVLTVLSLIIHAYFSEGQSDPFNRRSPYNCTINRIIQGQWYSRETNLDTLTNIDATTMQGRGTCMESKTDNAGSYDFLFASDLQDASSCFHCVRLFIRTPNILEKRETGCVSLETGDKPSLEKVCSILNSKAQIITMFLETYTPVNCRSSIEGVFQFTYQLRWAFTGDCSHNEQQIHSCQNVGSQFLISNQKFNVTYRKCEGMDWTSNSVVEFACLGDWFIGKDQFFAVANTKESRRDEKFRCFLKNRDDDYYLGMSITPECNTIKTIERAPVRLKLTPVRSQLVEPTCHLPENFTGEWINTANVDADVIINSTHIIERWHPDDSRYRKVIYVCKEQRDSRYMMGRLTIDGCQIDYQCIDFVPRHHNIIRFRMGEAGIKNDFHTICSWVKFKTEAEWKYNLMLKKDPVPIRCPVAGAFNFTQTGDFLFETRFIGGITKAPRPDVWNRPGQFSCKQNISRLTVCDTDHKEISIDETYCWSTDHLGRPIDIYSVPDYRLQCIGYWKENLKSYLITYDQLDAFTNYRCWVYQRADLNKMLMSMSVGPYCDLGQDVDSKDWRNGAAVSLVMDENEREFDRCPMYFNDGSEPWTVEENYVRVFNFDDTGKGSEFSISVFLNKSLQPPPEPLAHVGNSVLFHDHPRRSSEHQYSGGRH, encoded by the exons ATGGATAAAACTTTCATAGTTTTAACAGTCCTATCCCTTATTATACATGCATACTTCTCAGAgg GTCAGTCGGATCCGTTCAATAGAAGATCACCTTATAATTGCACAATCAATCGAATTATCCAAGGGCAATGGTATTCGAGAGAGACAAATTTGGATACTTTGACAAATATTGATGCGACAACTATGCAGGGTAGAGGTACCTGTATGGAGAGTAAAACCGATAATGCTGGAAGTTATGACTTCCTCTTTGCCTCTGATCTTCAGGATGCTTCATCTTGTTTTCATTGTGTCAGACTTTTTATCCGTACTCccaacattttggaaaaaagagaaa CGGGCTGTGTTTCCTTAGAGACAGGAGATAAACCATCATTAGAAAAAGTATGTTCTATTTTGAACTCCAAGGCTCAAATTATAACCATGTTTTTAGAGACATACACTCCTGTGAATTGTAGATCATCCATTGAAGGTGTATTCCAATTTACTTATCAG ctaCGATGGGCATTTACTGGAGATTGTTCCCACAATGAACAGCAAATTCACTCATGTCAAAACGTTGgttctcaatttttaatttcaaatcaaaagttCAATGTTACATATCGTAAATGTGAAGGAATGGATTGGACATCAAATTCAGTAGTGGAGTTTGCTTGTCTTGGTGACTGGTTTATTGGAAAGGACCAATTTTTTGCTGTTGCCAATACTAAAGAATCAAGAAGAGATGAGAAATTTCGatgttttctcaaaaatagAGATGATGACTACTACCTTGGAATGTCCATCACTCCAGAGTGTAATACTATTAAAACCATTGAAAGA GCTCCTGTAAGATTAAAGCTCACACCCGTACGCTCTCAATTAGTTGAACCTACATGCCATTTACCAGAAAATTTTACTGGTGAGTGGATCAATACTGCTAATGTTGATGCCGATGTAATCATCAATTCAACTCACATTATTGAAAGATGGCATCCTGATGACTCACGCTACCGAAAAGTTATTTACGTTTGTAAAGAACAACGTGATTCTCGATACATGATGGGTCGACTGACCATTGATGGCTGTCAAATAGATTACCAATGTATTGATTTTGTTCCTAGAcatcataatattattagatttaGAATGGGTGAGGCTGGAATCAAAAATGATTTCCACACTATTTGTTCCTGGGTTAAATTCAAAACAGAGGCTGAGtggaaatataatttgatgCTCA AAAAAGACCCTGTTCCTATTCGATGTCCTGTTGCCGGAGCCTTTAACTTTACTCAAACAGGAGACTTTTTGTTTGAAACAAGATTTATTGGAGGTATAACAAAGGCACCAAGACCAGATGTATGGAATAGACCAGGTCAATTTTCTTGCAAGCAGAATATTTCAAGACTAACCGTCTGTGATACAGATCATAAAGAAATATCAATCGATGAAACGTACTGTTGGTCAACTGATCATTTAGGAAGGCCGATTGATATCTatag tgTTCCGGATTATCGATTACAATGTATTGGATATTGGAAAGAGAATCTTAAATCCTATTTAATCACCTATGATCAACTTGATGCATTTACAAACTACCGTTGTTGGGTATATCAAAGAgcagatttaaataaaatgcttATGTCTATGTCTGTGGGGCCTTATTGTGATCTTGGTCAAGATGTGGATAGTAAAGATTGGAGAAATGGAGCAGCCGTCAGTTTAGTTATGGACGAAAATGAGAGAGAAT TTGATCGCTGCCCTATGTATTTCAATGATGGATCAGAACCATGGACAGTTGAAGAGAACTATGTTCGTGTATTCAATTTTGATGATACCGGAAAAGGATCCGAATTTTCCATAAGTGTATT cctcaataaAAGCCTCCAACCACCTCCAGAACCCCTTGCTCACGTTGGCAACTctgtcctttttcatgatcatcCACGGAGGTCTTCAGAGCATCAATATTCTGGTGGTAGACATTga
- the LOC121114801 gene encoding uncharacterized protein isoform X4: protein MDKTFIVLTVLSLIIHAYFSEGQSDPFNRRSPYNCTINRIIQGQWYSRETNLDTLTNIDATTMQGRGTCMESKTDNAGSYDFLFASDLQDASSCFHCVRLFIRTPNILEKRETGCVSLETGDKPSLEKVCSILNSKAQIITMFLETYTPVNCRSSIEGVFQFTYQLRWAFTGDCSHNEQQIHSCQNVGSQFLISNQKFNVTYRKCEGMDWTSNSVVEFACLGDWFIGKDQFFAVANTKESRRDEKFRCFLKNRDDDYYLGMSITPECNTIKTIERAPVRLKLTPVRSQLVEPTCHLPENFTGEWINTANVDADVIINSTHIIERWHPDDSRYRKVIYVCKEQRDSRYMMGRLTIDGCQIDYQCIDFVPRHHNIIRFRMGEAGIKNDFHTICSWVKFKTEAEWKYNLMLKKDPVPIRCPVAGAFNFTQTGDFLFETRFIGGITKAPRPDVWNRPGQFSCKQNISRLTVCDTDHKEISIDETYCWSTDHLGRPIDIYSVPDYRLQCIGYWKENLKSYLITYDQLDAFTNYRCWVYQRADLNKMLMSMSVGPYCDLGQDVDSKDWRNGAAVSLVMDENEREFDRCPMYFNDGSEPWTVEENYVRVFNFDDTGKGSEFSISPQ from the exons ATGGATAAAACTTTCATAGTTTTAACAGTCCTATCCCTTATTATACATGCATACTTCTCAGAgg GTCAGTCGGATCCGTTCAATAGAAGATCACCTTATAATTGCACAATCAATCGAATTATCCAAGGGCAATGGTATTCGAGAGAGACAAATTTGGATACTTTGACAAATATTGATGCGACAACTATGCAGGGTAGAGGTACCTGTATGGAGAGTAAAACCGATAATGCTGGAAGTTATGACTTCCTCTTTGCCTCTGATCTTCAGGATGCTTCATCTTGTTTTCATTGTGTCAGACTTTTTATCCGTACTCccaacattttggaaaaaagagaaa CGGGCTGTGTTTCCTTAGAGACAGGAGATAAACCATCATTAGAAAAAGTATGTTCTATTTTGAACTCCAAGGCTCAAATTATAACCATGTTTTTAGAGACATACACTCCTGTGAATTGTAGATCATCCATTGAAGGTGTATTCCAATTTACTTATCAG ctaCGATGGGCATTTACTGGAGATTGTTCCCACAATGAACAGCAAATTCACTCATGTCAAAACGTTGgttctcaatttttaatttcaaatcaaaagttCAATGTTACATATCGTAAATGTGAAGGAATGGATTGGACATCAAATTCAGTAGTGGAGTTTGCTTGTCTTGGTGACTGGTTTATTGGAAAGGACCAATTTTTTGCTGTTGCCAATACTAAAGAATCAAGAAGAGATGAGAAATTTCGatgttttctcaaaaatagAGATGATGACTACTACCTTGGAATGTCCATCACTCCAGAGTGTAATACTATTAAAACCATTGAAAGA GCTCCTGTAAGATTAAAGCTCACACCCGTACGCTCTCAATTAGTTGAACCTACATGCCATTTACCAGAAAATTTTACTGGTGAGTGGATCAATACTGCTAATGTTGATGCCGATGTAATCATCAATTCAACTCACATTATTGAAAGATGGCATCCTGATGACTCACGCTACCGAAAAGTTATTTACGTTTGTAAAGAACAACGTGATTCTCGATACATGATGGGTCGACTGACCATTGATGGCTGTCAAATAGATTACCAATGTATTGATTTTGTTCCTAGAcatcataatattattagatttaGAATGGGTGAGGCTGGAATCAAAAATGATTTCCACACTATTTGTTCCTGGGTTAAATTCAAAACAGAGGCTGAGtggaaatataatttgatgCTCA AAAAAGACCCTGTTCCTATTCGATGTCCTGTTGCCGGAGCCTTTAACTTTACTCAAACAGGAGACTTTTTGTTTGAAACAAGATTTATTGGAGGTATAACAAAGGCACCAAGACCAGATGTATGGAATAGACCAGGTCAATTTTCTTGCAAGCAGAATATTTCAAGACTAACCGTCTGTGATACAGATCATAAAGAAATATCAATCGATGAAACGTACTGTTGGTCAACTGATCATTTAGGAAGGCCGATTGATATCTatag tgTTCCGGATTATCGATTACAATGTATTGGATATTGGAAAGAGAATCTTAAATCCTATTTAATCACCTATGATCAACTTGATGCATTTACAAACTACCGTTGTTGGGTATATCAAAGAgcagatttaaataaaatgcttATGTCTATGTCTGTGGGGCCTTATTGTGATCTTGGTCAAGATGTGGATAGTAAAGATTGGAGAAATGGAGCAGCCGTCAGTTTAGTTATGGACGAAAATGAGAGAGAAT TTGATCGCTGCCCTATGTATTTCAATGATGGATCAGAACCATGGACAGTTGAAGAGAACTATGTTCGTGTATTCAATTTTGATGATACCGGAAAAGGATCCGAATTTTCCATAAGT cctcaataa
- the LOC121114801 gene encoding uncharacterized protein isoform X2 → MDKTFIVLTVLSLIIHAYFSEGQSDPFNRRSPYNCTINRIIQGQWYSRETNLDTLTNIDATTMQGRGTCMESKTDNAGSYDFLFASDLQDASSCFHCVRLFIRTPNILEKRETGCVSLETGDKPSLEKVCSILNSKAQIITMFLETYTPVNCRSSIEGVFQFTYQLRWAFTGDCSHNEQQIHSCQNVGSQFLISNQKFNVTYRKCEGMDWTSNSVVEFACLGDWFIGKDQFFAVANTKESRRDEKFRCFLKNRDDDYYLGMSITPECNTIKTIERAPVRLKLTPVRSQLVEPTCHLPENFTGEWINTANVDADVIINSTHIIERWHPDDSRYRKVIYVCKEQRDSRYMMGRLTIDGCQIDYQCIDFVPRHHNIIRFRMGEAGIKNDFHTICSWVKFKTEAEWKYNLMLKKDPVPIRCPVAGAFNFTQTGDFLFETRFIGGITKAPRPDVWNRPGQFSCKQNISRLTVCDTDHKEISIDETYCWSTDHLGRPIDIYSVPDYRLQCIGYWKENLKSYLITYDQLDAFTNYRCWVYQRADLNKMLMSMSVGPYCDLGQDVDSKDWRNGAAVSLVMDENEREFDRCPMYFNDGSEPWTVEENYVRVFNFDDTGKGSEFSISVFFYSNNTH, encoded by the exons ATGGATAAAACTTTCATAGTTTTAACAGTCCTATCCCTTATTATACATGCATACTTCTCAGAgg GTCAGTCGGATCCGTTCAATAGAAGATCACCTTATAATTGCACAATCAATCGAATTATCCAAGGGCAATGGTATTCGAGAGAGACAAATTTGGATACTTTGACAAATATTGATGCGACAACTATGCAGGGTAGAGGTACCTGTATGGAGAGTAAAACCGATAATGCTGGAAGTTATGACTTCCTCTTTGCCTCTGATCTTCAGGATGCTTCATCTTGTTTTCATTGTGTCAGACTTTTTATCCGTACTCccaacattttggaaaaaagagaaa CGGGCTGTGTTTCCTTAGAGACAGGAGATAAACCATCATTAGAAAAAGTATGTTCTATTTTGAACTCCAAGGCTCAAATTATAACCATGTTTTTAGAGACATACACTCCTGTGAATTGTAGATCATCCATTGAAGGTGTATTCCAATTTACTTATCAG ctaCGATGGGCATTTACTGGAGATTGTTCCCACAATGAACAGCAAATTCACTCATGTCAAAACGTTGgttctcaatttttaatttcaaatcaaaagttCAATGTTACATATCGTAAATGTGAAGGAATGGATTGGACATCAAATTCAGTAGTGGAGTTTGCTTGTCTTGGTGACTGGTTTATTGGAAAGGACCAATTTTTTGCTGTTGCCAATACTAAAGAATCAAGAAGAGATGAGAAATTTCGatgttttctcaaaaatagAGATGATGACTACTACCTTGGAATGTCCATCACTCCAGAGTGTAATACTATTAAAACCATTGAAAGA GCTCCTGTAAGATTAAAGCTCACACCCGTACGCTCTCAATTAGTTGAACCTACATGCCATTTACCAGAAAATTTTACTGGTGAGTGGATCAATACTGCTAATGTTGATGCCGATGTAATCATCAATTCAACTCACATTATTGAAAGATGGCATCCTGATGACTCACGCTACCGAAAAGTTATTTACGTTTGTAAAGAACAACGTGATTCTCGATACATGATGGGTCGACTGACCATTGATGGCTGTCAAATAGATTACCAATGTATTGATTTTGTTCCTAGAcatcataatattattagatttaGAATGGGTGAGGCTGGAATCAAAAATGATTTCCACACTATTTGTTCCTGGGTTAAATTCAAAACAGAGGCTGAGtggaaatataatttgatgCTCA AAAAAGACCCTGTTCCTATTCGATGTCCTGTTGCCGGAGCCTTTAACTTTACTCAAACAGGAGACTTTTTGTTTGAAACAAGATTTATTGGAGGTATAACAAAGGCACCAAGACCAGATGTATGGAATAGACCAGGTCAATTTTCTTGCAAGCAGAATATTTCAAGACTAACCGTCTGTGATACAGATCATAAAGAAATATCAATCGATGAAACGTACTGTTGGTCAACTGATCATTTAGGAAGGCCGATTGATATCTatag tgTTCCGGATTATCGATTACAATGTATTGGATATTGGAAAGAGAATCTTAAATCCTATTTAATCACCTATGATCAACTTGATGCATTTACAAACTACCGTTGTTGGGTATATCAAAGAgcagatttaaataaaatgcttATGTCTATGTCTGTGGGGCCTTATTGTGATCTTGGTCAAGATGTGGATAGTAAAGATTGGAGAAATGGAGCAGCCGTCAGTTTAGTTATGGACGAAAATGAGAGAGAAT TTGATCGCTGCCCTATGTATTTCAATGATGGATCAGAACCATGGACAGTTGAAGAGAACTATGTTCGTGTATTCAATTTTGATGATACCGGAAAAGGATCCGAATTTTCCATAAGTGTATT tttttactctaacaatacacattaa
- the LOC121114801 gene encoding uncharacterized protein isoform X3 produces the protein MDKTFIVLTVLSLIIHAYFSEGQSDPFNRRSPYNCTINRIIQGQWYSRETNLDTLTNIDATTMQGRGTCMESKTDNAGSYDFLFASDLQDASSCFHCVRLFIRTPNILEKRETGCVSLETGDKPSLEKVCSILNSKAQIITMFLETYTPVNCRSSIEGVFQFTYQLRWAFTGDCSHNEQQIHSCQNVGSQFLISNQKFNVTYRKCEGMDWTSNSVVEFACLGDWFIGKDQFFAVANTKESRRDEKFRCFLKNRDDDYYLGMSITPECNTIKTIERAPVRLKLTPVRSQLVEPTCHLPENFTGEWINTANVDADVIINSTHIIERWHPDDSRYRKVIYVCKEQRDSRYMMGRLTIDGCQIDYQCIDFVPRHHNIIRFRMGEAGIKNDFHTICSWVKFKTEAEWKYNLMLKKDPVPIRCPVAGAFNFTQTGDFLFETRFIGGITKAPRPDVWNRPGQFSCKQNISRLTVCDTDHKEISIDETYCWSTDHLGRPIDIYSVPDYRLQCIGYWKENLKSYLITYDQLDAFTNYRCWVYQRADLNKMLMSMSVGPYCDLGQDVDSKDWRNGAAVSLVMDENEREFDRCPMYFNDGSEPWTVEENYVRVFNFDDTGKGSEFSISFLL, from the exons ATGGATAAAACTTTCATAGTTTTAACAGTCCTATCCCTTATTATACATGCATACTTCTCAGAgg GTCAGTCGGATCCGTTCAATAGAAGATCACCTTATAATTGCACAATCAATCGAATTATCCAAGGGCAATGGTATTCGAGAGAGACAAATTTGGATACTTTGACAAATATTGATGCGACAACTATGCAGGGTAGAGGTACCTGTATGGAGAGTAAAACCGATAATGCTGGAAGTTATGACTTCCTCTTTGCCTCTGATCTTCAGGATGCTTCATCTTGTTTTCATTGTGTCAGACTTTTTATCCGTACTCccaacattttggaaaaaagagaaa CGGGCTGTGTTTCCTTAGAGACAGGAGATAAACCATCATTAGAAAAAGTATGTTCTATTTTGAACTCCAAGGCTCAAATTATAACCATGTTTTTAGAGACATACACTCCTGTGAATTGTAGATCATCCATTGAAGGTGTATTCCAATTTACTTATCAG ctaCGATGGGCATTTACTGGAGATTGTTCCCACAATGAACAGCAAATTCACTCATGTCAAAACGTTGgttctcaatttttaatttcaaatcaaaagttCAATGTTACATATCGTAAATGTGAAGGAATGGATTGGACATCAAATTCAGTAGTGGAGTTTGCTTGTCTTGGTGACTGGTTTATTGGAAAGGACCAATTTTTTGCTGTTGCCAATACTAAAGAATCAAGAAGAGATGAGAAATTTCGatgttttctcaaaaatagAGATGATGACTACTACCTTGGAATGTCCATCACTCCAGAGTGTAATACTATTAAAACCATTGAAAGA GCTCCTGTAAGATTAAAGCTCACACCCGTACGCTCTCAATTAGTTGAACCTACATGCCATTTACCAGAAAATTTTACTGGTGAGTGGATCAATACTGCTAATGTTGATGCCGATGTAATCATCAATTCAACTCACATTATTGAAAGATGGCATCCTGATGACTCACGCTACCGAAAAGTTATTTACGTTTGTAAAGAACAACGTGATTCTCGATACATGATGGGTCGACTGACCATTGATGGCTGTCAAATAGATTACCAATGTATTGATTTTGTTCCTAGAcatcataatattattagatttaGAATGGGTGAGGCTGGAATCAAAAATGATTTCCACACTATTTGTTCCTGGGTTAAATTCAAAACAGAGGCTGAGtggaaatataatttgatgCTCA AAAAAGACCCTGTTCCTATTCGATGTCCTGTTGCCGGAGCCTTTAACTTTACTCAAACAGGAGACTTTTTGTTTGAAACAAGATTTATTGGAGGTATAACAAAGGCACCAAGACCAGATGTATGGAATAGACCAGGTCAATTTTCTTGCAAGCAGAATATTTCAAGACTAACCGTCTGTGATACAGATCATAAAGAAATATCAATCGATGAAACGTACTGTTGGTCAACTGATCATTTAGGAAGGCCGATTGATATCTatag tgTTCCGGATTATCGATTACAATGTATTGGATATTGGAAAGAGAATCTTAAATCCTATTTAATCACCTATGATCAACTTGATGCATTTACAAACTACCGTTGTTGGGTATATCAAAGAgcagatttaaataaaatgcttATGTCTATGTCTGTGGGGCCTTATTGTGATCTTGGTCAAGATGTGGATAGTAAAGATTGGAGAAATGGAGCAGCCGTCAGTTTAGTTATGGACGAAAATGAGAGAGAAT TTGATCGCTGCCCTATGTATTTCAATGATGGATCAGAACCATGGACAGTTGAAGAGAACTATGTTCGTGTATTCAATTTTGATGATACCGGAAAAGGATCCGAATTTTCCATAAGT tttttactctaa